A DNA window from Atribacterota bacterium contains the following coding sequences:
- a CDS encoding LysE family transporter yields the protein MFLSFLFKTVIISLSGVMAPGPITAMTVSKGTQNPHSGPMIAIGHGIVELPLILIIFFGFGNFLEITWVKVA from the coding sequence ATTTAAGACAGTCATTATATCACTTTCCGGGGTTATGGCACCTGGACCGATAACTGCTATGACAGTGAGTAAAGGCACACAGAATCCTCATTCCGGACCAATGATTGCGATAGGACATGGTATAGTTGAATTACCCCTGATTTTGATAATCTTCTTCGGTTTTGGAAATTTCTTGGAAATTACCTGGGTAAAAGTTGCTAT